In Thermoanaerobacterium xylanolyticum LX-11, the genomic window TAAAAATCATGGACAGAAACATGGCTTTGACAAATAAAGGTGGAACTGCAAAAGCAAAACTTCAAAAGCTTGGCGGATTTTTAGCTGGAATGGTTCTTCCTAACATCGGCGCATTTATAGCATGGGGTCTTATAACAGCATTTTTCATTCCTACTGGTTGGACACCAAATGCCAACTTAGCTAAATTGGTAGGACCTATGATAACATACTTGCTGCCTATCCTTATCGGTTATACAGGCGGTAAACTTATATACGATGTAAGAGGTGGCGTCGTAGGTGCTATTGCTACAGCAGGTATTGTAATAGGTTCATCCATACCGATGTTTTTAGGTGCGATGATAATGGGACCACTTGGAGGGTATCTTATCAAAAAGTTTGATGAAGCAGTAGATGGAAAGATACCGACAGGCTTCGAAATGTTGGTAAACAATTTCTCGGCAGGTATATTAGGCGCAATATTAGCAATCTTAGCATTTCTTTTCATCGATCCGGTCGTTACAGGTATATCGACAGGTTTAGGTGCAGCAGCACAATGGGTAACTGCAAAGGGAATACTTCCTTTGATAGCAATATTCATTGAACCAGGTAAAGTATTATTCTTAAACAATGCAATAAACCACGGTATATTGTCACCACTTGGAATACAGCAGGCTAAAGAAGTTGGCAAGTCCATATTCTTCTTGTTAGAGACAGATCCTGGCCCAGGACTTGGTATACTCATGGCATACTGGATTTTTGGCAAAGGCACAGCAAAGCAATCAGCACCAGGCGCTGTGATCATCCACTTCTTTGGTGGTATACATGAAATATACTTTCCATATGTTTTAATGAATCCTATACTGATATTAGCTGTAATAGGTGGTGGAATGGCTGCAGATGCTACATTCGTTCTAACACACGCAGGCCTTGTTGCAACACCATCACCAGGAAGCATCATAGCTGAAATTGCCATGACACCAAAAGGCGGACTTTTACCAGTATTGACAGGTATAACAGTAGGTGCTGTTGTATCATTCTTAATAGCTTCTGTATTTGTAAGAAGAGCCAGCGAGGATACAATGAGCGAAGAAAACATGGCATTTGCTAAGTCAATGGTAAGCAATCTAAAAGCGCAAAGCAAAGGACAAGCTCCTGTATCAAATATTGCAAAAGCAGAACCTAAATTAATAGTATTTGCTTGTGATGCAGGCATGGGCTCATCTGCGATGGGTGAATCAATACTCAAAAAGAAACTTAAAGATGCTGGACTTGATATAACCGTCAAACATTCTGCAGTAAACCAGATACCAAAAGAGGCTGACATAGTATTTACGCAGGAAAGCTTGGCAGAAAGAGCGTCACAGGTGGCACCATCAGCACAAATAGTGAAAGTGAATAATTTCCTTGATGGCAAAGTATATGACGAGTTTATTTCGACGATTAAGAAGAAATAATAAAAACGGTGAATGATGATATGAAGGATTTAAGCGATCGTCAAAAATTCATAATTAAATCTTTAATAGAGAAAGGTCCTTTAAGTATAGAGGACCTTTCCAAATTAATGAATATCAGCAAGAGGACTATTGATAGAGAAGTCCATGAAGCGAATAAGATTTTGAAAAGCTACCGTTGTGTTATAACTGAAAATGAGTCAAAGTATGAAATACACGGTGGAAATGAAAGCTTAGAAGAAATAAGCAAAGAAATTGGCCCTATATCGTATGGCAGCATATTAAGCCAAGAGCAGAGGCAGATATATATGACTTTAAGCATGCTTTTGTCAAAAGAGCCATTAAAATCAACTTATTTCAGCTATCTTTTCAATGTATCAGAAGGCACAATAAGCATGTACCTCGATAAGATAGAGATATGGCTTAAGGTGAGAAACTTAGAGCTTATAAGGAAAAGAGGCATAGGCATAAAAGTTGAGGGGACAGAGATAGACAAGAGAAAAGCGGTAATAGAGCTAATGTATAGTTATTTGCCATTGGATGAAATGCTTATGTACGTGTACGGCGACAAACAGGATAAGTTCATTACGGAGTTTTTTAATAATATATTTAGCAGTGAAATTATAAATACCGCTAAAAAATTGGTGAAGCTTATTAATGAGACAGTCG contains:
- a CDS encoding PTS mannitol transporter subunit IICB, with protein sequence MDRNMALTNKGGTAKAKLQKLGGFLAGMVLPNIGAFIAWGLITAFFIPTGWTPNANLAKLVGPMITYLLPILIGYTGGKLIYDVRGGVVGAIATAGIVIGSSIPMFLGAMIMGPLGGYLIKKFDEAVDGKIPTGFEMLVNNFSAGILGAILAILAFLFIDPVVTGISTGLGAAAQWVTAKGILPLIAIFIEPGKVLFLNNAINHGILSPLGIQQAKEVGKSIFFLLETDPGPGLGILMAYWIFGKGTAKQSAPGAVIIHFFGGIHEIYFPYVLMNPILILAVIGGGMAADATFVLTHAGLVATPSPGSIIAEIAMTPKGGLLPVLTGITVGAVVSFLIASVFVRRASEDTMSEENMAFAKSMVSNLKAQSKGQAPVSNIAKAEPKLIVFACDAGMGSSAMGESILKKKLKDAGLDITVKHSAVNQIPKEADIVFTQESLAERASQVAPSAQIVKVNNFLDGKVYDEFISTIKKK